A stretch of DNA from Leucobacter luti:
CGAACTCCCGGAAATGAGCCCTGACGGACGGACGGCCACCTTCACGCTCCGCACGGGCGTCCGATTCCACTCTGGCGCGCGGCTCACCTCCCACGACGTCGTGGTGTCACTGCGCGAGACGATGCGCCCAGAAACTGTGGGATTCGCTTCAGAGATCATCGAAGTGGACGATTCGACGATTCGAATCGAGCTGGCGGAGCCGAACTCCGGGCTGCTGTGGCAGCTGGCCAACGCACCTGGCCAGATCCGCAAAGCCGGTGCCGAGAACGACCTCACGGTCTCCGCAATCGGCACCGGCCCATACACACTCGATACCTGGGAGCGTGGGAAGCGGCTCACCCTGGTACGCAATGCGGCGTACTGGGGAGAACCGGCCACACTCGACTCAGCCGTGTTCCAATTCGTGCCGCGCGGCCGCGCTGCCGTGACGGCGCTGCGCTCGGGCGAACTCGACGTGCACACGGCGCTGCTGCCCTCGTTGAGTCCTGAGTTCGAGAACGACCCCGAATTCACCTCAGTCGCGGCGACCAGCACTGACGTGTTCACACTGGCCTTCAACTCGCAGAAAGCGCCGTTCAACGATGTGCGCGTCCGCACGGCTCTGAGTCGTGCCATCGACGAAGACGCCCTGATCGCGGCCCAGAACAACAGCGGCACCCCGCTCGGAGGGCCGATCACCAAGCTCGATCCTGGCTACGCAGACCTCACGCAGACGAACGCGTACGATCCCGCCTCCGCTCGCGAGCTCCTGCGCGAGGCCGGGCAAGAGAACCTCAGCTTGACCATCACCATGCCTGATCACTACGACCCCGCACCGATTGATCATGTGAAGCGCCAATTTGCAGCGGTCGGGGTTGCTGTCACTGTCAAAGAGGTGCCGTTCGCCACCTGGCTCGAACAGGTCGCAACGAACCACGACTATCAGGTCAGCTACGTGGATCACGCAGAAGCGCGCAACTTTGGGATCTACGCGAACCCAGACTCCTACTTCGGGTACGACAACGCGACGGTGCAGGGGCTCTACGCAAGCGCCGTCGCCACCACGGATCCGACAGCTGCCGATCACTTACTCCGGGCCGCAGCGGCTCAGGTAGCAACGGACGCCCCTGCCAAGTGGCTGTTCAACTACACGCCGACAAACGTTGTCAGCGCCAATGTCACCGGCTTCCCCACGGTCAACACGAACTCCCGCATCAACCTCGCGGGCGTCAGAGTCAAGTAACGCACTTCCACGAAGCCGCGCGCTCGCTCAGGGCACGCACCGCGCGCGGCCAGAGCACGCACCGCGCGCCGCGAAACGTCGCTACGCGCGCAGACTCTTCAGGATCGCGTCGCGCAGATCCACGGGGGCACTGTCCTCCCGCTCATCTTCGCAGGCTCGACGTACCACCTCCGTGAGGCGCATACACACGCTCTCCTCGTTTTGACACCCGGGGCACGTCTGAATGTGTTCCCGGATCGGCGCGGACTCCTCCGCACACAGCTCACCACGCAACAGCTCGTAGAGGTTCGCTTTTGCTTTCTCGCAACCGCAGTCGCTCATTCCGCGTCTCCCTTCGCCGCTGTGGCAGCCTGTGTCTTTTCTTTCGTATTGAGTCCAACGCCCTGCTCTCTGGCGTATTCCCCGAGAGATTTCCGCAGCCGCGCTCGGCCACGGTGCAAGCGACTCATCACTGTCCCGATCGGGACCTCGGCAATATCAGCAATTTCCTGGTAGCTGAAGCCCTCAACGTCTGCGAGATACACGGCCATGCGAAAGTCCTCTGGCAGCGCGTTCAGCGCATCCGTCACCACGGTGTCCGGCGTACGGTCAATCGCTTCAGCCTCGGCGGAGCGCGACGACATGGCGGTCGTTGATTCCGCGCCACCCAGCTGCCAGTCTTCAAGCTCTTCCACCACGCCGAGGTAGGGCTCGCGCTGCTTCTTGCGGTACGTGTTGATGTACGCGTTCGTCATAATTCGATAGAGCCACGCCTTGAGGTTGGTGCCCTCCTCGAACGAGCGGAACGCAGCAAACGCCTTCGCGAATGTCTCCTGGACGAGATCCTGCGCGTCCTGCGGATTGCGCGTCATTTTCATTGCGGCCCCGTACATCTGGTCCAGCAACGGGAGCGCCTCGTCGGTGAAGCGGCGTTCAAGCTTCGCCTGATCTGCGGTATCAGTCACGCTCTCGATACTACTGGGAGGCACCCTGGCAGCCGCTGAGGCCCCGCGCGCGTTCCCAGATGCGGCCGAGCAGCCGGGTAGACTCGGTGGGGATGCTAGTAGGAAAAATGAACTCCGGCAAAGACGGCGACGAGGCACGCTCCGGCGAGAGCACTCCCGAAGAGGAAGCGCACTGGCCGGCTCCCACCGCCGCCGCGCCCATCGACGCTCGCGTCGCGCTGCCCGGCTCCAAGTCGCTCACGGGGCGCGAGCTCATCCTCGCCGCCCTCGCTGACGGGCCAGGCACGTTGCACGCGCCGTTGCACTCGCGTGACTCCGCGCTCATGGTTGACGCCCTACGCGACCTGGGAACAGGCATCACCGAGGTTTCGACCGATCACGTCTTCGGAGCAGATCTCCGCATCGAGCCCGCAGCGGAACTCACTGGTTCTACGAGCATCGGATGCGGGCTCGCCGGCACGGTCATGCGCTTCGTACCGCCCGTCGCAGCGCTCGCGCTCGGCCCGGTGGCGTTCGACGGGGACCTCTACGCGCGAAAGCGGCCGATGCGCCCGCTCCTCGATGCGCTACGCTCGCTGGGCGCCGATATCGCTGACGAGGGTCGCGGAGCACTCCCGTTCACCGTGCACGGCACCGGGTCGCTGCGCGGAGGCCGCGTCGAGCTCGATGCGTCACTGTCGAGCCAGTTCGTCTCGGCGCTGCTGCTGGCAGCCCCCAGATTCGACGAGGGAGTGCACATCGTGCACACGGGCTCCCGCCTCCCGAGTGTGCCCCACATCGAGATGACCCTGGCGGCGCTTCGTGCCCGCGGGGTTACCGCAGACTCCCCCGCTCCTGGCGAGTGGCGGGTCGCACCGGGGCCAATCCGTGCCCTCGATGCAGTGATCGAGCCAGACCTTTCGAACGCCGCACCGTTTCTTGCCGCTGCGCTCGGTGCCGGCGGGAGCGTGACCGTGCCGGGCTGGCCCGCCGAGACCACTCAGGTAGGCGACCAATTGCGCACGCTGCTCCCCGAGTTCGGTGCGCGGATCGTCACCCACGCCGACGGCTCGGTGACTGCGACGGGCGACGGCCCGATTCGCGGTGTCTCGCTACACATCCCCGAGGCAGGCGAACTCGCACCCACACTGATTGGGCTCGCAGCGCTGGCAGGACACGGATCAGACGGCAGCGACGGTGTGGTCAGCGAGATCACTGGGATCGGCCACATCAGGCACCACGAGACGGATCGAATCGCTGCTCTCGTCGCCGAAATTCGTGGGCTCGGCGGCGACGCTGAAGAACTCCCGGACGGAATCCGGATCAATCCTGCGCCGCTGCACGGCGGCGTCTGGCACAGCTACGCGGACCACCGTATGGCCACCACCGGAGCACTCATCGGCCTGGTGATCCCCGGTGTTGACGTCGAAGACATCGCGAGCACCGGCAAAACGCTGCCCCAATTCCCTGAATTGTGGCGTCGCATGCTCGGTCTGCAGTCTGAGCGCACAGCGGCCCCAGCGTTTGGCGGTTTCATCGAAAGCAGTGGATCCGAGCCGAGCGATCCGCTCGCGTTCGTCCTTCCGCCCAGCAGCGACACGCGGTTCTGGGCATGAGCTGGCTCACTCCCGACGACGAAGACGAAGATGTTCCCTACGGGGAATATGCCGATCACCGAGTGCGTGAACGCCCCAACCCGAAGGCGAACCGGCCACGCACGAAGCGCCGCCCCGATCACGACGATGCCGTCATCGGCATGGTCACCGGCGTAGATCGTGGCCGGTACGCAGTGCTCGTCCCGGAAGGCGCAGATCCTCTCGATCACGACGAACGCGAGGTGACAGCCGCCAGAGCGCGCGAGCTCCGCCGCACGTCGATCGTGATTGGCGATCGGGCGCAGCTTGTGGGCGACACCAGCGGTGAGGACGGCTCGCTGTCCCGCATCGTTGGTATCGAGGAGCGACGGACCATGCTGCGTCGCAGTGCCGATGACAGCGACCTCGTCGAACGCATCATGGTGGCGAACGTCGATCAGATGTTCATCGTCATCGCAGCAGCAAACCCCGAACCTCGGGTTCGCCTCGTTGACCGCTACCTGGTGGCGGCCTACGACGCCGGGATCCAACCCATCATCTGCATCACGAAAGTCGATCTGGCCGATCCCGAGCCGTTCCTTGCGCACTTCGCCGCGCTCGAAGTGCCCGTGTTCCGATCGGCTCAGGGCGATGAGCCACTGGAGCAGATTCGTGAAGCATTGGCTGGCAAAACGAGCGTCTTCGTTGGCCACTCTGGAGTCGGCAAGTCGACGCTGATTAACGCCCTCGTCCCGGAGGCGATGCGCGCCACCGGACACGTGAACGAGGTCACCGGACGTGGGCGGCACACGTCCTCATCATCTGTCGCTCTGCGTGTGCAGACGACGGGGTGCGCAGGTGGGGAGTCCGGCTGGGTGGTTGATACGCCTGGTGTGCGCTCATTTGGGCTCGGTCACGTCACGAGCGAAGGAATTCTGCGCGGGTTCAC
This window harbors:
- a CDS encoding sigma-70 family RNA polymerase sigma factor, whose amino-acid sequence is MESVTDTADQAKLERRFTDEALPLLDQMYGAAMKMTRNPQDAQDLVQETFAKAFAAFRSFEEGTNLKAWLYRIMTNAYINTYRKKQREPYLGVVEELEDWQLGGAESTTAMSSRSAEAEAIDRTPDTVVTDALNALPEDFRMAVYLADVEGFSYQEIADIAEVPIGTVMSRLHRGRARLRKSLGEYAREQGVGLNTKEKTQAATAAKGDAE
- the aroA gene encoding 3-phosphoshikimate 1-carboxyvinyltransferase — its product is MLVGKMNSGKDGDEARSGESTPEEEAHWPAPTAAAPIDARVALPGSKSLTGRELILAALADGPGTLHAPLHSRDSALMVDALRDLGTGITEVSTDHVFGADLRIEPAAELTGSTSIGCGLAGTVMRFVPPVAALALGPVAFDGDLYARKRPMRPLLDALRSLGADIADEGRGALPFTVHGTGSLRGGRVELDASLSSQFVSALLLAAPRFDEGVHIVHTGSRLPSVPHIEMTLAALRARGVTADSPAPGEWRVAPGPIRALDAVIEPDLSNAAPFLAAALGAGGSVTVPGWPAETTQVGDQLRTLLPEFGARIVTHADGSVTATGDGPIRGVSLHIPEAGELAPTLIGLAALAGHGSDGSDGVVSEITGIGHIRHHETDRIAALVAEIRGLGGDAEELPDGIRINPAPLHGGVWHSYADHRMATTGALIGLVIPGVDVEDIASTGKTLPQFPELWRRMLGLQSERTAAPAFGGFIESSGSEPSDPLAFVLPPSSDTRFWA
- a CDS encoding ABC transporter substrate-binding protein; its protein translation is MTDPSAAAPARRSVSPSRHRGRIRKTLLIALAASVAVVACGAALTSLARPAGPPAAGTGSAGGTATIGVILEPTSLDITSNQGIATSQILIDNVYQGLVGIKPGTVAELVPVLATELPEMSPDGRTATFTLRTGVRFHSGARLTSHDVVVSLRETMRPETVGFASEIIEVDDSTIRIELAEPNSGLLWQLANAPGQIRKAGAENDLTVSAIGTGPYTLDTWERGKRLTLVRNAAYWGEPATLDSAVFQFVPRGRAAVTALRSGELDVHTALLPSLSPEFENDPEFTSVAATSTDVFTLAFNSQKAPFNDVRVRTALSRAIDEDALIAAQNNSGTPLGGPITKLDPGYADLTQTNAYDPASARELLREAGQENLSLTITMPDHYDPAPIDHVKRQFAAVGVAVTVKEVPFATWLEQVATNHDYQVSYVDHAEARNFGIYANPDSYFGYDNATVQGLYASAVATTDPTAADHLLRAAAAQVATDAPAKWLFNYTPTNVVSANVTGFPTVNTNSRINLAGVRVK
- the rsgA gene encoding ribosome small subunit-dependent GTPase A; its protein translation is MSWLTPDDEDEDVPYGEYADHRVRERPNPKANRPRTKRRPDHDDAVIGMVTGVDRGRYAVLVPEGADPLDHDEREVTAARARELRRTSIVIGDRAQLVGDTSGEDGSLSRIVGIEERRTMLRRSADDSDLVERIMVANVDQMFIVIAAANPEPRVRLVDRYLVAAYDAGIQPIICITKVDLADPEPFLAHFAALEVPVFRSAQGDEPLEQIREALAGKTSVFVGHSGVGKSTLINALVPEAMRATGHVNEVTGRGRHTSSSSVALRVQTTGCAGGESGWVVDTPGVRSFGLGHVTSEGILRGFTDLAELIDRCPRGCTHQDDAPDCELDAAIADGRLDDMGALRVESLRRLLK